One genomic region from Mangifera indica cultivar Alphonso chromosome 17, CATAS_Mindica_2.1, whole genome shotgun sequence encodes:
- the LOC123201145 gene encoding VAN3-binding protein-like → MDSNFKPSPSEAHPETMDFLSSAWCNFAVQALKPAELEGKSIVLLDSPMKKFESDMKVPFTKMDKSVKMDDADFKSLPPWKSNDVKSWIWMQQAMHPELNYSSCFQKNWFPWKMAPIKTVSIKKWLRDFKQKRKEEDRLQKAEVHAAISVAGIAAALAAIAAENSKKDDSGTTKDAVVASAAALVAAQCAQVAEAMGAKRDQLSSVIGSAISSTSASGILTLTAAATTSLRGAATLKARSGCKNRLNGGVPVLPIEDNHDINFNFEKCRSILAKGTVLGIESPDGKYMMRSVSITLESQAKVILKLGKLNLLKSKKESIILDLHAELYKDAEAEQEADTCYLIVLTTKLGTIKLDMADDYQRYKTWATTINHMLMLSTDFSKYQFQF, encoded by the exons ATGGATTCCAATTTCAAGCCAAGCCCTTCTGAGGCACATCCTGAAACAATGGATTTTCTCTCTAGTGCTTGGTGCAATTTTGCAGTTCAAGCTCTTAAACCTGCAGAATTGGAAGGCAAATCCATTGTTCTTTTAGATAGCCCAATGAAGAAATTTGAGAGTGACATGAAAGTTCCATTTACA AAAATGGACAAAAGTGTGAAGATGGATGATGCAGATTTTAAGTCTCTTCCACCATGGAAATCCAATGATGTGAAG tCCTGGATTTGGATGCAACAAGCAATGCATCCTGAACTGAACTACAGCAGCTGTTTCCAAAAAAATTGG TTTCCATGGAAGATGGCACCGATTAAGACTGTTTCGATCAAGAAATGGTTGAGGGACTTCAAGCAAAAGCGAAAGGAAGAAGACCGGTTACAGAAGGCTGAAGTGCATGCGGCAATATCAGTGGCAGGAATTGCCGCAGCACTGGCTGCAATTGCAGCTGAAAATTCAAAGAAGGATGATTCCGGCACAACCAAGGATGCTGTAGTTGCCTCTGCAGCTGCTTTGGTAGCAGCACAATGTGCACAGGTTGCAGAAGCGATGGGGGCGAAAAGGGACCAACTTAGCAGTGTGATAGGCTCAGCCATAAGTAGTACAAGTGCTAGTGGTATCTTAACACTCACTGCTGCAGCAACAACAT CATTAAGAGGAGCTGCAACTCTCAAGGCAAGATCAGGCTGCAAGAACAGATTAAATGGTGGCGTGCCAGTCCTGCCCATCGAAGACAACCATGATATCAACTTCAACTTTGAGAAGTGTAGATCAATACTAGCCAAAGGCACGGTACTTGGCATTGAATCACCTGATG GAAAATACATGATGAGATCAGTTTCTATCACCCTAGAAAGCCAGGCAAAG GTTATTCTTAAACTGGGGAAACTTAATCTGTtgaaaagcaagaaagaaa GTATCATACTCGACCTGCACGCAGAGCTGTATAAAGATGCAGAAGCAGAACAAGAGGCTGATACATGTTATCTGATTGTACTGACTACTAAACTGGGTACAATTAAGCTGGACATGGCGGATGATTATCAGCGTTACAAGACATGGGCAACAACAATTAATCACATGCTTATGCTTTCGACTGATTTCTCAAAATACCAATTTCAGTTCTAG
- the LOC123200221 gene encoding RING-H2 finger protein ATL13-like → MGWLHLEIKENSILSPSLQPYFIPPPVPQQNTNAVINLNNKVSPSVLLIIIVLAIIFFVSGLLHLLIRFILRPPSREPEDLDSVTALQGQLQQLFHLHDAGVDQSFIDTLPVFYYKAIIGLKNPFDCAVCLCEFEPEDKLRLLPKCSHAFHMECIDTWLLSHSTCPLCRASLLPDFSSNNTCSPIVLVLESESDSSREIVADRESANLGRTSSVLRTNSEIGSSHIDYTQKSCEILTKEDGNGIPLAPTTVVDSGEKVVPVKLGKFRNVDAAETSSTKNIDTRRCFSMGSFEYVMDENSSLQVPIRTPMKKQASKKPSLPLTPGHRPAMSECDCESRREFSGFNTFKGLETNVGASISASKGNAVGRSKRDRDSFSISKIWLRGKKEKQNLPEDSSRRAFSFRFPVTRNVDGTADYRDVKLKNANAGARRTVSEIGIARWENGGSEFGHGDEENQSCGSFDLQAKTPSFAKRTLHWLLGRQKKVVHSSFTSNI, encoded by the coding sequence ATGGGTTGGCTTCACCTTGAAATCAAGGAAAACTCAATTCTTTCTCCTTCATTGCAACCATATTTTATCCCACCACCAGTACCTCAACAGAATACTAATGCTGTTATCAATTTGAACAACAAGGTCAGTCCAAGTGTTTTGCTTATTATTATAGTTCTTGctatcattttctttgtttctggTTTGCTTCATCTTTTAATTAGGTTTATTTTGAGACCTCCCAGTAGAGAACCTGAAGATTTGGATAGTGTAACTGCTCTTCAAGGGCAATTACAACAACTCTTTCATCTCCATGATGCTGGAGTTGACCAGTCTTTTATAGACACTTTGCCTGTGTTCTATTACAAAGCCATTATTGGACTCAAGAACCCTTTTGATTGTGCTGTTTGTTTGTGTGAATTTGAGCCTGAAGATAAGCTTAGATTGTTGCCAAAATGTAGCCATGCCTTTCACATGGAGTGTATTGACACATGGCTCTTGTCTCACTCCACTTGCCCTTTATGTAGAGCTAGTTTGCTCCCTGATTTCTCTTCAAACAATACTTGTTCTCCCATTGTCCTTGTTCTTGAATCTGAGAGTGACAGCTCCAGGGAGATAGTTGCTGATAGAGAAAGTGCCAATTTAGGCAGAACAAGTTCAGTTCTTAGAACAAACAGTGAAATTGGATCATCCCACATTGATTATACTCAAAAATCTTgtgaaattttaacaaaagaagaTGGGAATGGAATTCCCCTAGCACCTACTACAGTTGTAGATTCAGGGGAAAAAGTTGTGCCTGTTAAACTGGGAAAGTTCCGAAATGTGGATGCTGCTGAAACTAGTAGTACTAAAAATATTGATACTAGAAGGTGCTTTTCCATGGGGTCCTTTGAGTATGTAATGGATGAGAATTCTTCATTGCAAGTGCCAATAAGAACCCCCATGAAGAAACAGGCTAGTAAGAAGCCTTCCTTGCCACTGACGCCCGGTCACAGACCAGCTATGTCAGAATGTGATTGTGAATCGAGAAGGGAATTCAGTGGCTTCAACACCTTTAAAGGCCTTGAAACTAATGTTGGTGCTAGTATTAGTGCTAGCAAGGGGAATGCTGTCGGGAGGAGCAAAAGGGATAGGGATAGCTTCTCTATATCAAAAATTTGGCTTCGAGGTAAGAAGGAGAAGCAGAATTTGCCAGAGGATTCATCAAGGAGAGCTTTCTCGTTCCGGTTTCCAGTGACTAGAAATGTTGATGGTACTGCTGACTACAGGGATGTGAAATTGAAGAATGCAAATGCTGGTGCTAGAAGGACAGTTTCTGAGATTGGCATTGCCAGATGGGAAAATGGAGGAAGCGAATTCGGTCACGGCGATGAGGAAAATCAAAGCTGTGGCAGTTTCGATTTGCAGGCCAAGACACCATCCTTTGCAAAGAGGACTCTACATTGGCTGTTGGGGAGACAAAAAAAGGTTGTTCATTCATCATTTACATCAAATATTTAG
- the LOC123200146 gene encoding transcription factor IBH1-like 1, with protein sequence MRSPSSLKQEFLKKWILGLQVCNSWKNMSFLERKKAIKLSADIAMASARNGKTCWSRALIANASRNGNGKVFVEKIMGSDFETLKKTSLMRRTRCRKILKKSYRTIRKAMKILNIFPSSVAKKMIKKRTEVLKSLVPGGEFLDGVSLIEETLDYTSSLRAQIDVMKTFANVTEIENRRK encoded by the coding sequence ATGCGTTCGCCGAGCTCATTGAAGCAAGAGTTTCTGAAGAAATGGATATTGGGTCTCCAGGTATGTAATTCATGGAAGAATATGAGCTTTTTGGAGAGAAAGAAGGCGATAAAGTTATCAGCAGACATCGCCATGGCGTCCGCCAGAAATGGTAAAACTTGTTGGAGCCGTGCTCTCATTGCTAATGCCTCAAGAAACGGTAATGGCAAAGTGTTTGTCGAGAAAATTATGGGTTCTGATTTCGAGACGCTAAAGAAGACTTCATTGATGAGAAGGACGAGATGCAGGAAGATCTTGAAGAAGAGTTATAGGACAATTCGAAAAgcaatgaaaatattaaacattttccCCTCTTCGGTTGCGAAGAAGATGATTAAAAAGAGAACAGAAGTGTTGAAAAGTTTAGTTCCTGGTGGAGAATTCTTGGATGGAGTATCGTTGATCGAAGAAACCCTCGATTATACATCATCTCTTCGAGCTCAAATAGATGTAATGAAGACTTTTGCAAACGTCACTGAGATAGAAAATCGGAGAAAATGA